In one window of Armatimonadia bacterium DNA:
- a CDS encoding ABC transporter substrate-binding protein, whose translation MKRRVIAVLLLAVLSLFCSGCPQPSEPPSADGRVHVTYWEKWTGFEGDAMRDTVEAFNRSQSRICVDLLTVSQIDQKTLMATAGGIPPDIAGVWSPTVIPYAQKRAALPLDDFFRDKGITKDRFVPVFWDMCQYRGHTYAIPTTPASVALHWNKRLFREAGLDPNKPPRTIEELDAMADKLTRVENGKIVQMGFLPPEPGWWNWSWGCFFGGRLWDGKSRLTCDSPENVRAYEWVQKYARKYGVEALQTFRSGFGNFSSPQNAFMAEKVAMELQGVWLYNFIDKYMPSLQWGAAPFPYPADRPDLANTTVVEEDVVILPRGARHPREAFEFLAFLATTRGSEILNMGQRKFTPLIDVTPEFLRKHPNPAIEVFINLAHGKNAVSVPHLSIWNEYQDELNEAFDEIWLCRETPEKALSHTRERVQKRVDWVVKAESRDEG comes from the coding sequence ATGAAGCGTCGAGTGATCGCCGTCCTTCTCCTCGCGGTCCTGAGCCTTTTCTGCAGCGGGTGTCCCCAGCCGTCCGAGCCACCATCGGCGGACGGTCGTGTGCACGTGACCTACTGGGAGAAGTGGACCGGCTTCGAGGGCGACGCGATGCGTGACACCGTCGAGGCCTTCAACCGCTCGCAGAGCCGTATCTGCGTGGACCTCCTGACCGTGAGCCAGATCGACCAGAAGACTCTCATGGCGACTGCGGGCGGAATTCCGCCGGACATCGCCGGGGTGTGGTCCCCGACCGTCATCCCCTATGCGCAGAAGCGCGCTGCGCTCCCCCTGGATGACTTCTTCCGCGACAAGGGCATCACCAAAGACCGCTTCGTGCCGGTCTTCTGGGACATGTGCCAGTACCGCGGGCATACCTACGCAATCCCCACCACCCCGGCCTCAGTCGCGCTCCACTGGAACAAGCGGCTGTTCCGCGAGGCAGGCCTTGACCCGAACAAGCCGCCACGGACGATCGAAGAGCTGGACGCCATGGCGGACAAGCTCACTCGGGTCGAGAACGGCAAGATCGTGCAGATGGGGTTCCTGCCCCCCGAGCCGGGCTGGTGGAACTGGTCCTGGGGATGCTTCTTCGGCGGCCGGCTCTGGGACGGTAAGTCTCGCCTGACCTGCGACTCACCGGAGAACGTGAGAGCTTACGAGTGGGTGCAGAAGTACGCGAGGAAGTATGGCGTGGAGGCGCTCCAGACCTTCCGCAGCGGCTTCGGCAACTTCTCCTCACCGCAGAACGCCTTCATGGCGGAGAAGGTCGCCATGGAACTCCAGGGTGTATGGCTGTACAACTTCATCGACAAGTACATGCCCAGCCTTCAGTGGGGCGCAGCGCCCTTCCCCTACCCCGCCGACCGGCCCGACCTCGCGAACACTACTGTGGTGGAGGAGGACGTGGTCATCCTTCCGCGGGGAGCCAGGCATCCGCGCGAGGCTTTCGAGTTCCTGGCCTTCCTCGCAACGACCAGGGGCTCCGAGATACTCAACATGGGCCAGCGCAAGTTCACGCCCCTGATCGACGTCACGCCCGAGTTCCTGCGCAAGCACCCGAACCCGGCTATCGAGGTCTTCATCAACCTTGCCCACGGCAAGAACGCCGTCTCAGTTCCGCACCTTAGCATCTGGAACGAGTACCAGGACGAGCTTAACGAGGCCTTCGACGAAATCTGGCTCTGCCGAGAGACGCCCGAGAAGGCACTCTCCCACACTCGCGAGCGGGTGCAGAAGCGCGTCGACTGGGTCGTCAAGGCGGAGAGCCGTGACGAGGGGTAA
- a CDS encoding cyclase family protein gives MKITDISGPVFSGMWTYGGPYGEVEVAPIPPPDFVEHTTYSWHMNMSVQSGTYLETSRHLRLDGPALIEVPLEEVWMRECAILRVPKEPNEAVTRKELEDCGVEVRPGDAVIVATGWDAHWRESDFVSDCPWFLREAMDWILDREPSIVCGDTPRFDSWEQPQGFWDRFFSGDTLLLAPVVNLSQVKANRVRLCALPMKLEDSCAAPCRAIVIED, from the coding sequence GTGAAGATCACCGACATCAGCGGCCCGGTATTCAGCGGAATGTGGACCTACGGAGGCCCCTACGGCGAGGTCGAGGTGGCCCCGATTCCACCGCCGGACTTCGTGGAGCACACCACCTACTCGTGGCACATGAACATGAGCGTGCAGTCCGGAACGTACCTGGAGACCTCGCGTCACTTGCGTCTGGATGGCCCGGCTCTGATCGAGGTGCCCCTGGAGGAGGTGTGGATGCGCGAGTGTGCGATCCTGCGCGTGCCCAAGGAGCCCAACGAGGCGGTCACACGGAAGGAACTGGAGGATTGCGGCGTCGAGGTGCGTCCGGGGGATGCCGTCATCGTCGCCACCGGCTGGGATGCGCACTGGCGGGAGTCTGACTTCGTCTCTGATTGCCCGTGGTTCCTGCGCGAGGCCATGGACTGGATTCTCGACCGCGAACCCTCCATCGTCTGCGGCGACACCCCGCGCTTCGACAGTTGGGAGCAGCCTCAGGGATTCTGGGATCGCTTCTTCTCGGGGGATACGCTACTGCTGGCGCCGGTGGTCAACCTCAGCCAAGTCAAGGCCAACCGAGTGCGCCTGTGTGCCCTGCCCATGAAGCTCGAAGACAGTTGCGCGGCTCCCTGCCGCGCCATCGTGATCGAGGACTGA
- a CDS encoding enolase C-terminal domain-like protein — MKITDLVLFELTGEFAAEEEVSQERQAQPLDVYPEFAGRGVATRDRRPGELVTHRATYLEVCTDEGVTGLFGPVDGAHAYLLGHEIRDFVVGRDPLAIETLWDQLLRRNRHGRSGYYMMAMSALDCALWDLKGKVFGQPVYRLLGGPTRDKVPAYASMLGYSLEREPLQRKALEYKEAGFHAQKWFFRWGPGDGPEGAARNLSMAVALREAVAGDVNLMFDAFNSWDVPYAVDMARRIAPLRPLWLEEPVPVDRLEGLRQIRLRGGVPVATGEHLYTRWQVKQLLAAEAADVVQADPDWCGGISELVKIAAVCSAFDVPLYPHGHSLHAALHVAAACPPTVLPMVEFLFLHQRNKQRFMKGYLEPVNGAVPVPQAPGLGIEIDPAKVKDRRPLS, encoded by the coding sequence ATGAAGATCACCGACCTTGTCCTGTTCGAGCTGACCGGCGAGTTCGCGGCTGAGGAGGAAGTGTCGCAGGAGCGCCAGGCTCAGCCGCTGGATGTCTACCCGGAGTTCGCCGGACGCGGAGTGGCGACGAGGGATCGGCGTCCCGGGGAACTCGTCACCCATCGGGCGACGTACCTCGAGGTCTGCACCGACGAAGGTGTCACGGGTCTGTTCGGGCCTGTCGACGGAGCCCACGCCTACCTGCTTGGCCATGAGATTCGCGACTTCGTGGTCGGGCGCGATCCGCTGGCGATCGAGACCCTCTGGGACCAACTCCTGCGGCGCAATCGTCATGGGCGCAGCGGCTACTATATGATGGCGATGAGCGCGCTGGACTGCGCCCTGTGGGACCTCAAGGGCAAGGTGTTTGGGCAGCCCGTGTACCGACTCCTGGGCGGTCCGACACGAGACAAGGTCCCGGCCTATGCGAGCATGTTAGGGTACTCGCTGGAGCGCGAGCCGCTGCAGAGGAAGGCCCTTGAGTACAAAGAGGCGGGCTTCCATGCCCAGAAGTGGTTCTTTCGTTGGGGGCCTGGCGACGGTCCCGAGGGAGCAGCCCGGAACCTGTCCATGGCTGTCGCTCTGCGGGAGGCTGTCGCGGGCGACGTGAACCTCATGTTCGACGCCTTCAACTCCTGGGATGTGCCCTACGCAGTGGATATGGCGAGGCGGATCGCGCCTTTGCGTCCTTTGTGGCTGGAGGAGCCGGTGCCGGTGGACCGTCTGGAGGGGCTGCGGCAGATTCGCCTTCGTGGCGGTGTACCCGTCGCGACCGGCGAGCACCTGTACACGCGGTGGCAGGTAAAGCAGCTTCTCGCCGCGGAGGCTGCGGACGTTGTGCAGGCCGACCCGGACTGGTGCGGCGGTATCAGCGAACTGGTCAAGATCGCAGCGGTCTGCTCTGCCTTCGATGTTCCGCTCTACCCTCACGGGCACTCACTCCATGCCGCGCTGCATGTGGCTGCAGCCTGCCCGCCGACCGTGCTGCCGATGGTGGAGTTCCTGTTCCTGCATCAGCGCAACAAGCAGCGGTTCATGAAGGGATACCTGGAGCCGGTGAACGGGGCGGTGCCGGTGCCCCAGGCTCCGGGACTGGGGATCGAGATCGATCCCGCCAAGGTCAAGGACCGTCGCCCGCTGAGCTAG
- a CDS encoding Gfo/Idh/MocA family oxidoreductase yields the protein MEKLKVGILGLQRGITHLRNMLHVPEAEVLVAADRMESRREHARGVIGDAPVKLVSEFDEMLEMKPDAVVIASNGRCQTRHAIQAMEAGVNVLSEVPGAFTELECIELRDCVLRTGMTYMLGENACFWDFLRYFRKWVANGRLGHMSAAEAEYLHYLPATLECPDGARLTPSQAKEQGRTDGKPTWRADQPPIQYLTHDLGPLLEMLDDRVVSVTCMGAPWQSLEAPLRSDAQFALFRTARGLVLRVMVTLNTRRPSEHRYRLFGTLGAAEWSLYEGFARLFDRDREEAQGWEVKDIGVAARDQDTSTGHGGADLKMARHFVLALLEGKPAPIDVFRMIDYTLPGIIANRSAEMGGMPLAMPELRTQPYAGTTFWDYVGLPDSEPEGIPYKAGNFLLEE from the coding sequence ATGGAGAAGCTGAAAGTCGGGATCCTCGGGCTGCAGCGAGGCATCACCCATCTGCGAAACATGCTGCACGTACCGGAGGCCGAAGTCCTTGTCGCTGCCGACCGCATGGAGTCTCGGCGCGAGCACGCCCGGGGCGTGATCGGTGACGCACCGGTCAAGCTCGTGTCCGAGTTCGATGAGATGCTGGAGATGAAGCCGGACGCGGTGGTGATCGCCAGCAATGGCCGGTGTCAGACACGCCACGCGATCCAGGCCATGGAGGCCGGTGTCAATGTGCTCTCCGAGGTGCCCGGGGCCTTCACGGAGCTGGAGTGCATCGAGCTGCGCGACTGCGTCCTGCGCACCGGCATGACCTACATGCTGGGAGAGAACGCCTGCTTCTGGGACTTCCTGCGCTACTTCCGCAAGTGGGTCGCCAACGGTCGCCTCGGCCACATGTCTGCGGCGGAGGCCGAGTATCTGCACTACCTGCCCGCCACCCTCGAGTGCCCTGACGGTGCGCGGCTGACCCCGAGTCAGGCCAAAGAGCAGGGACGTACCGACGGCAAGCCTACCTGGCGGGCCGATCAGCCGCCGATCCAGTACCTGACCCACGACCTCGGGCCACTGCTCGAGATGCTGGACGACCGAGTGGTCAGCGTCACCTGCATGGGCGCGCCCTGGCAGTCACTGGAGGCACCCCTGCGGTCGGACGCCCAGTTCGCGCTCTTCCGCACTGCCCGGGGTCTGGTTCTGCGGGTGATGGTCACGCTCAATACGCGGCGACCCTCGGAGCATCGCTACCGGTTGTTCGGAACCCTCGGAGCTGCGGAGTGGTCGCTGTACGAAGGCTTTGCACGCCTCTTCGACCGCGACCGTGAGGAGGCGCAGGGCTGGGAGGTCAAGGACATCGGCGTCGCAGCCCGTGACCAGGACACCAGCACGGGGCACGGTGGCGCCGACCTCAAGATGGCCCGCCACTTCGTCCTTGCGTTGCTTGAGGGTAAGCCGGCACCCATCGACGTCTTCCGGATGATCGACTACACGCTGCCGGGGATCATAGCCAACCGCTCGGCGGAAATGGGCGGCATGCCGCTGGCGATGCCGGAGTTGCGCACTCAGCCCTATGCTGGGACGACCTTCTGGGACTACGTGGGCCTGCCCGATTCCGAGCCCGAAGGTATCCCATACAAGGCCGGCAACTTCCTGCTGGAGGAGTAG
- the msrA gene encoding peptide-methionine (S)-S-oxide reductase MsrA, with protein sequence METATFGAGCFWGVEARFRQVPGVLDTAVGFMGGSKDNPSYQEVCTDRTGHAEVVQVAFDPAKVTYEQLLKVFWEVHDPTQSNRQGPDVGTQYRSVIFYHGEQQRTAAEAALRELEASGAYTEPLATEIAPAGTFWRAEEYHQRYLEKRGLGGCPL encoded by the coding sequence ATGGAGACCGCAACCTTTGGGGCTGGATGCTTCTGGGGCGTTGAGGCACGGTTCCGTCAGGTGCCCGGCGTCCTTGACACGGCCGTGGGGTTCATGGGAGGCAGCAAGGACAACCCCTCGTACCAGGAGGTCTGCACCGACCGGACCGGCCATGCGGAGGTGGTACAAGTCGCCTTTGACCCGGCGAAGGTCACCTACGAGCAACTCCTGAAGGTCTTCTGGGAGGTGCACGATCCCACGCAGTCGAACCGTCAGGGACCGGACGTCGGGACGCAGTATCGGTCGGTGATCTTCTACCACGGCGAGCAGCAGAGAACCGCCGCGGAGGCAGCCTTGCGCGAACTTGAGGCTTCAGGAGCCTACACGGAGCCCCTTGCCACCGAGATCGCCCCGGCAGGCACCTTCTGGCGCGCCGAGGAATACCACCAGCGCTACCTGGAGAAGCGTGGTCTGGGCGGGTGCCCTCTGTGA
- a CDS encoding DUF1559 domain-containing protein, which produces MRARRTGFTLIELLVVIAIIAILAAILFPVFARAREKARQSACQSNLKQLGIAAQMYAQDYDEFMVTGWLMSNNQNGTTWADLLMPYNKSIQILDCPSSGMKVNLISATWGGQTLNREGLSYAINTVYWGGHAGSATGPIANRPTGLNMARIMAPAETVLLNDFYGHYETSGQYDPPSYYTAVPINAAVYRHNEQSNVLFCDGHVKSMNQGTLVATHNVSGTNVKYLFSIEDD; this is translated from the coding sequence TTGAGAGCAAGGCGCACCGGTTTCACGCTCATCGAGTTGCTGGTTGTTATCGCGATCATCGCCATTCTTGCGGCAATCCTCTTCCCGGTCTTCGCCCGGGCACGAGAGAAAGCCCGCCAGTCTGCCTGCCAGAGTAACCTCAAGCAGCTTGGCATCGCGGCACAGATGTACGCGCAGGACTACGACGAGTTCATGGTTACCGGCTGGCTCATGAGCAACAACCAGAACGGCACCACCTGGGCTGACCTGCTCATGCCCTACAACAAGAGCATCCAGATCCTGGACTGCCCGTCAAGCGGCATGAAGGTCAACCTCATCAGCGCCACCTGGGGCGGCCAGACACTGAACCGTGAAGGCCTCTCCTACGCAATCAACACCGTCTACTGGGGCGGCCACGCAGGCAGCGCCACCGGCCCGATCGCTAACCGGCCGACCGGCCTCAACATGGCTCGGATCATGGCCCCGGCAGAGACCGTTCTGCTCAACGACTTCTACGGGCACTACGAGACCAGCGGGCAGTACGATCCGCCGAGTTACTACACCGCAGTGCCGATCAACGCTGCTGTGTACCGGCACAACGAGCAGTCCAACGTCCTGTTCTGCGACGGTCACGTCAAGTCGATGAACCAGGGCACTCTCGTTGCGACGCACAACGTTAGCGGCACCAACGTCAAGTACCTGTTCTCGATCGAAGACGACTAG
- a CDS encoding prepilin-type N-terminal cleavage/methylation domain-containing protein produces MLRKHRGFTLIELLVVIAIIAILAAILFPVFARAREKARQSGCQSNLKQIGIASLMYAQDYDETMVTAWRMTNDQNGTTWGDMLMPYIKNLQLLDCPSSGMKVSLIATTWGGRTVNRGALSYGINSTYWGGTAGSASGPAASRPTGYALARILVPAETVLLTDYSGFFETGGQYDVPTGYTQTPISTSIYRHNDQSNVLFCDGHVKSMNRGALTATHTVSGVAVKYLFTIQAD; encoded by the coding sequence TTGCTGCGAAAGCACCGCGGGTTCACCTTGATCGAGCTCCTCGTCGTCATTGCTATCATCGCCATCCTGGCGGCGATCCTGTTCCCGGTTTTCGCCAGGGCACGCGAGAAGGCCCGTCAGTCGGGCTGTCAGAGCAACCTCAAGCAGATCGGCATCGCCTCACTGATGTATGCCCAGGACTACGACGAGACGATGGTCACCGCCTGGCGTATGACCAACGACCAGAACGGCACCACCTGGGGCGACATGCTCATGCCCTACATCAAGAATCTGCAACTTCTCGACTGTCCGTCCAGTGGCATGAAAGTCAGCCTGATCGCAACCACCTGGGGAGGGAGGACGGTCAATCGAGGCGCCTTGTCCTACGGTATCAACTCCACCTACTGGGGCGGCACCGCCGGTAGTGCCTCGGGACCCGCTGCATCCCGGCCCACCGGCTATGCGCTGGCACGGATCCTCGTTCCGGCTGAGACTGTACTCCTGACAGACTACTCGGGGTTCTTCGAGACCGGTGGTCAGTATGACGTCCCGACCGGCTACACGCAGACGCCGATCAGCACCTCGATCTACCGCCACAACGACCAGAGCAACGTGCTCTTCTGCGATGGTCACGTCAAATCGATGAACCGGGGGGCACTCACCGCTACTCACACCGTGAGCGGCGTCGCCGTCAAGTACCTGTTCACCATCCAGGCGGACTAG
- a CDS encoding DUF1559 domain-containing protein, which translates to MTVLRSRHHGFTLIELLVVIAIIAILAAILFPVFARAREKARQSGCQSNLKQIGIAATMYAQDYDETMVTAWRISNDQNGTTWADMLMPYMKNLQILDCPSSGLKASLMNTTWGGKTVSREAISYGLNACYYGGRAGSASGPAADRPSGLNMARIMAPAETILATDHYGKYEAAAQYDVHANYTATPLNTATYRHNDQSDVLFCDGHVKSMNQGALTATHSVSGVAVKYLFTIQAD; encoded by the coding sequence ATGACAGTATTGCGTTCGAGGCACCACGGGTTTACCCTCATTGAGCTCCTCGTAGTCATTGCCATCATCGCTATCCTGGCGGCGATCCTGTTCCCCGTCTTTGCCAGAGCACGCGAGAAGGCCCGTCAGTCAGGCTGTCAGAGCAACCTCAAGCAGATCGGTATCGCAGCCACGATGTACGCCCAGGACTATGACGAGACCATGGTCACTGCCTGGCGCATCAGCAATGACCAGAACGGTACCACCTGGGCCGACATGCTCATGCCCTACATGAAGAACCTGCAGATCCTTGACTGCCCGTCCAGCGGTCTCAAGGCCAGCCTCATGAACACCACCTGGGGTGGCAAGACCGTGAGCCGCGAGGCCATCTCCTACGGTCTCAACGCCTGCTACTATGGTGGGCGTGCCGGCAGCGCCAGTGGACCTGCGGCCGATCGACCGAGCGGCCTCAACATGGCCCGCATCATGGCACCGGCAGAGACCATTCTGGCCACCGACCACTACGGCAAGTACGAGGCGGCTGCTCAGTATGACGTCCACGCCAACTACACGGCGACGCCTCTCAACACCGCGACCTACCGCCACAACGATCAGAGCGACGTGCTCTTCTGCGATGGTCACGTGAAGTCCATGAACCAGGGCGCCCTTACCGCTACCCACAGTGTGAGTGGCGTAGCCGTCAAGTATCTGTTCACGATCCAGGCCGACTAG
- a CDS encoding DUF1559 domain-containing protein encodes MLRRHRGFTLIELLVVIAIIAILAAILFPVFARAREKARQSGCQSNLKQIGIAATMYAQDYDETMVTAWRMTNNQDGTTWADMLMPYMKNLQLLDCPSSGLKATLLGPTTWGGYTVNRTALSYGANANYYGGYAGSASGPTANRPTGMNMSRIQAPAETVLHTDHYGNYEAASQYDIQAAYTAVPLNTSDYRHNDQSNVLFCDGHVKSMNQGSLTATHTISGVAVKYLFTIEAD; translated from the coding sequence TTGCTGCGAAGGCACCGCGGGTTTACCCTCATTGAGCTCCTCGTCGTAATCGCCATCATCGCCATCCTGGCCGCGATCCTTTTCCCGGTCTTTGCCAGGGCACGCGAGAAGGCACGCCAGTCAGGCTGTCAAAGCAACCTCAAGCAGATCGGCATCGCAGCCACGATGTACGCGCAAGACTATGACGAGACCATGGTTACCGCCTGGCGCATGACGAACAACCAGGACGGCACTACCTGGGCCGACATGCTCATGCCCTACATGAAGAACCTGCAGTTGCTCGACTGCCCCTCCAGCGGCTTGAAGGCCACGCTACTGGGCCCGACCACCTGGGGCGGCTACACCGTGAACCGCACTGCCCTTTCCTACGGTGCTAACGCTAACTACTATGGTGGCTATGCCGGAAGCGCCAGCGGTCCCACCGCCAATCGCCCGACGGGCATGAACATGTCCCGCATCCAGGCGCCGGCGGAGACCGTGCTGCACACCGACCACTACGGCAACTACGAAGCGGCCAGCCAGTACGATATCCAGGCCGCCTACACAGCGGTCCCCCTCAACACCTCAGATTACCGCCACAACGATCAGTCCAACGTGCTCTTCTGTGATGGGCACGTCAAGTCCATGAATCAGGGCTCCCTGACCGCTACCCACACCATCAGCGGCGTTGCCGTAAAGTACCTGTTCACGATCGAAGCCGACTAG
- a CDS encoding DUF1559 domain-containing protein: MHRSRAGFTLIELLVVIAIIAILAAILFPVFARAREKARQSACQSNLKQLGVACMMYFQDYDETTFTSWRISNDQNGTTWADMIMPYVKNLQLFDCPSSGLKVVLYTSATFGGQTVSRTLLSYGANAAYWGNYAGSASGPAAWRPSGGRSMATIIAPAETILLTDYTGSFEAAAQYDVPAAYTAQPLNAAVYRHNDQSDVLFCDGHVKSMNQGSITATHNISGVDVKFLFTSQAD, from the coding sequence ATGCACAGAAGTCGCGCGGGCTTTACCCTTATCGAACTGCTTGTGGTCATCGCCATCATCGCCATCCTCGCCGCAATCCTCTTCCCGGTCTTCGCCAGGGCTCGGGAGAAGGCCCGGCAATCGGCCTGCCAAAGCAACCTCAAGCAGCTCGGCGTCGCCTGCATGATGTACTTCCAGGACTACGACGAGACCACGTTCACCAGTTGGAGAATCAGCAACGACCAGAACGGCACGACCTGGGCCGACATGATCATGCCCTACGTCAAGAACCTCCAGCTCTTCGACTGCCCCTCCAGTGGCTTGAAGGTCGTCCTTTACACCAGCGCCACCTTCGGCGGGCAGACCGTCAGCCGCACCCTTCTGTCCTACGGCGCCAATGCCGCCTACTGGGGCAACTACGCCGGCAGCGCCAGCGGCCCTGCTGCGTGGCGCCCGTCGGGCGGTCGCTCCATGGCCACGATCATCGCTCCGGCAGAGACAATCCTGCTTACCGACTACACCGGTTCCTTCGAGGCGGCCGCCCAGTATGACGTCCCAGCCGCCTACACCGCGCAGCCTCTGAACGCTGCGGTCTACCGGCACAACGACCAGTCAGACGTGCTGTTCTGCGACGGGCACGTCAAGTCCATGAACCAGGGCTCGATCACGGCTACCCACAACATCAGCGGCGTCGACGTTAAGTTCCTGTTCACCTCTCAGGCCGACTAG
- a CDS encoding DUF1559 domain-containing protein, protein MRRRGTGFTLIELLVVIAIIAILAAILFPVFARAREKARQSACQSNLKQIGVAVMMYNQDYDETTFTTWRISNDQNGTTWADMCMPYVKNLQLFDCPSSGMKVVLYTSATFGGQTVSRTIMSYGANACYWGNTAGSATGPAAWRPTGGRSMATILAPAETVLATDYSGSFEAAAQYDIPATYLVQPVNAAAYRHNDQSNVLFCDGHVKSMNQGSLTATHNISGVDVKFLFTSQAD, encoded by the coding sequence ATGCGACGCAGAGGTACCGGTTTCACCCTGATCGAGCTGCTCGTTGTCATTGCCATCATCGCCATCCTCGCAGCCATTCTGTTCCCCGTCTTCGCGAGGGCTCGGGAGAAGGCCCGCCAGTCCGCGTGCCAGAGCAACCTCAAACAGATCGGCGTCGCCGTCATGATGTACAACCAGGACTACGATGAGACCACCTTCACGACCTGGAGGATCAGCAACGACCAGAACGGCACCACGTGGGCGGATATGTGCATGCCCTACGTCAAGAACCTCCAGCTCTTCGACTGCCCCTCTAGTGGCATGAAGGTCGTCCTCTACACCAGCGCCACCTTTGGCGGCCAGACCGTTAGCCGCACGATCATGTCCTACGGTGCCAACGCCTGCTACTGGGGCAACACCGCCGGCAGCGCAACCGGCCCTGCGGCGTGGCGCCCGACGGGCGGTCGCTCAATGGCCACGATCCTGGCCCCCGCAGAGACGGTTCTGGCCACCGACTACAGCGGTTCCTTCGAGGCCGCCGCCCAGTACGACATCCCGGCCACCTACCTCGTGCAGCCCGTGAACGCCGCGGCCTACCGCCACAACGATCAGTCCAACGTGCTGTTCTGTGATGGGCACGTCAAGTCCATGAACCAGGGCTCTCTCACGGCTACCCACAACATCAGCGGCGTCGACGTGAAGTTCCTGTTCACCTCTCAGGCCGACTAG
- a CDS encoding DUF1559 domain-containing protein produces MRQRRSGFTLIELLVVIAIIAILAAILFPVFARAREKARQSGCQSNLKQIGLAAIMYAQDYDETMVTSWRISNDQNGTTWADMLMPYIKNLQMLDCPSSGLKVTLYTSSIFGGQTISRAAMSYGINACYWGGTAGSAGGPAASRPSGYNMAQIKAPAETVLHTDYNGYWEAAAQYDVPTVYTAQPLSTSAYRHNDQSNVLFVDGHVKSMNQGALTATHTVSGVAVKYLFTIQDD; encoded by the coding sequence ATGCGACAGAGACGGTCCGGCTTTACCCTTATTGAACTGCTCGTGGTCATCGCCATCATCGCCATCCTTGCAGCGATCCTCTTTCCTGTCTTTGCCAGGGCACGCGAGAAGGCACGCCAGTCAGGCTGCCAGAGCAACCTGAAGCAGATCGGCCTTGCCGCTATCATGTACGCACAAGACTACGATGAGACCATGGTAACCTCCTGGCGCATCTCCAACGACCAGAATGGCACCACCTGGGCAGACATGCTCATGCCCTACATCAAGAACCTGCAGATGCTCGACTGCCCCTCCAGCGGATTGAAGGTCACCCTCTACACCAGTTCCATCTTCGGCGGCCAGACCATCAGCCGGGCCGCCATGTCCTACGGGATCAACGCTTGCTACTGGGGAGGCACTGCCGGCAGCGCCGGCGGTCCCGCAGCATCCCGGCCGAGCGGTTATAACATGGCCCAGATCAAGGCACCAGCCGAGACGGTCCTGCACACCGACTACAACGGCTACTGGGAGGCGGCTGCCCAGTATGACGTTCCGACTGTCTACACCGCACAGCCTCTGAGCACCTCAGCGTACCGGCACAACGACCAGTCCAACGTTCTGTTTGTCGACGGGCACGTCAAGTCCATGAATCAGGGCGCACTGACTGCGACCCATACCGTCAGCGGCGTTGCCGTGAAGTACCTCTTCACGATCCAGGACGACTAG
- a CDS encoding DUF1559 domain-containing protein has protein sequence MLGRRQGFTLIELLVVIAIIAILAAILFPVFARAREKARQAACQSNLKQIGIASTMYAQDYDETLVRAWRMVNGQDGTTWADMLMPYIKNTQLLDCPSSGRKANLLGPTTWGGYTFNRTNLAYGINSAYYGGTAGAGGPAATYPNGRNLAQVLAPAETVEFTDYSGTFEAASQYDIPAGYTQVPISTSIYLHNEQANILFCDGHVKSMNQGSLTATHTVSGVAVKYLFTIQAD, from the coding sequence ATGCTGGGCAGGCGTCAGGGGTTCACCCTCATCGAGTTGCTTGTGGTTATTGCCATCATCGCTATCCTCGCAGCTATTCTCTTCCCTGTCTTCGCTCGTGCGCGTGAGAAGGCACGACAGGCAGCGTGCCAGAGCAACCTCAAGCAGATCGGTATCGCCTCCACGATGTATGCACAGGACTATGATGAGACACTGGTGCGCGCGTGGCGCATGGTCAACGGCCAGGACGGCACCACTTGGGCCGACATGCTCATGCCGTACATCAAGAACACCCAGCTTCTTGACTGCCCCTCCAGTGGGAGAAAGGCCAACCTCCTTGGCCCCACCACCTGGGGCGGCTACACCTTCAACCGCACCAACCTGGCCTACGGCATCAACTCTGCTTACTATGGCGGCACGGCCGGGGCCGGCGGGCCGGCAGCGACCTATCCCAACGGCAGGAACCTGGCTCAGGTTCTTGCACCGGCGGAGACCGTCGAATTCACGGACTATTCCGGCACCTTCGAGGCCGCCAGCCAGTATGACATTCCGGCCGGCTACACACAGGTGCCGATCAGCACCTCCATCTACCTCCACAACGAGCAGGCCAACATCCTCTTCTGCGACGGCCATGTCAAGTCGATGAACCAGGGCTCACTGACCGCGACGCACACTGTCTCGGGCGTCGCCGTGAAGTACCTGTTCACCATCCAGGCCGACTAA